One Numenius arquata chromosome 10, bNumArq3.hap1.1, whole genome shotgun sequence DNA segment encodes these proteins:
- the FFAR4 gene encoding free fatty acid receptor 4 — protein MPGPREVPVSWFEERRTEENKTYFSFFSDFRGHNVTALRVGESSALASIFLLALVGNVWGIWLLVQRPHRLRAANCLVLNLFCADLLFITAMPFIAVVRWTESWVLGDTVCHMLFYLVGLSGTVIILSLSAVSLERLVSIARLRQAALRRPKALAAALLLIWAVAALATLPLCCFFRVVRLPAAAGQEMQICTLVWPSVAGETAWDLTFALVFFLVPGLLIVISYSKILQITKASRRSLNAGLAYSESHRVRVSQQDYKLFRALFVLMISFFIMWSPIIIIILLILVQSKTEDFKISPSVFFWITLFTFANSALNPILYNVAHFRRKCQEILLCCTGSPARHGAGTDTTARRSNQEPPPLSFITR, from the exons GGCCCAGGGAGGtgccagtgtcctggtttgaggagaGAAGAACGGAGGAGAACAAGACCTACTTCTCCTTCTTCTCGGACTTCAGGGGCCACAATGTGACAGCCCTGCGCGTGGGCGAGTCCTCCGCCCTGGCCTCCATCTTCCTGCTGGCCTTGGTGGGAAACGTCTGGGGCATCTGGCTGCTGGTGCAACGGCCGCACCGGCTGCGCGCCGCCAACTGCCTGGTCCTCAACCTCTTCTGCGCCGACCTGCTCTTCATCACCGCCATGCCCTTCATCGCCGTGGTGCGCTGGACCGAGTCCTGGGTGCTGGGCGACACCGTCTGCCACATGCTCTTCTACCTGGTGGGCCTCAGCGGCACCGTCATCATCCTCTCCCTCTCGGCCGTCAGCCTGGAGCGCCTCGTCAGCATCGCCCGGCTGCGCCAGGCCGCTCTCCGCCGCCCCAAGGCGCTggccgccgccctcctcctcaTCTGGGCCGTGGCCGCCCTCGCCACCCTCCcgctctgctgcttcttccgcGTGGTgcggctgcccgccgccgccgggcag GAGATGCAGATCTGCACCTTGGTCTGGCCCAGCGTTGCAGGAGAAACAGCCTGGGACCTCACCTTTgcccttgttttctttctggtacCAGGGCTACTCATCGTCATTAGCTACTCCAAAATCTTACAG ATTACAAAGGCATCAAGAAGGAGTTTAAACGCTGGTTTAGCCTACTCGGAAAGTCATCGGGTTCGGGTTTCCCAGCAAGACTACAAACTATTCCGAGCCCTCTTTGTGCTGATGATCTCTTTCTTCATCATGTGGAGCccaattataataattattcttttaattttagtcCAGAGTAAAACAGAAGATTTCAAAATTTCACCATCAGTTTTCTTCTGGATAACGCTATTCACTTTCGCCAACTCTGCTCTCAATCCCATTTTGTACAACGTTGCCCATTTCAGACGTAAGTGCCAGGAAATCCTCCTCTGTTGCACGGGGAGCCCTGCGAGGCACGGGGCTGGCACAGACACCACTGCAAGAAGAAGTAACCAGGAACCACCACCTCTCTCTTTCATCACCAGATAA
- the RBP4 gene encoding retinol-binding protein 4 has protein sequence MAHAERALPWLLLLALALLGSSTAERDCRVSSFKVKENFDKTRYSGTWYAMAKKDPEGLFLQDNVVAQFTVDENGQMSATAKGRVRLFNNWDVCADMIGSFTDTEDPAKFKMKYWGVASFLQKGNDDHWVVDTDYDTYALHYSCRQLNEDGTCADSYSFVFSRDPKGLPPEAQKIVRQRQMDLCLDRKYRVIVHNGLLITSCLEALLRWEVFGIVISDLEKVPDNNKNENFVLNENLETKDS, from the exons ATGGCCCATGCGGAGAGAGCtcttccctggctgctgctgctggcactggccTTGCTGGGCAGCAGCACGGCTGAGCGGGACTGCCGAGTAAGCAGCTTCAAAGTCAAGGAGAACTTCGACAAGACCAGG TACAGCGGCACCTGGTACGCCATGGCAAAGAAGGACCCCGAGGGGCTGTTTCTGCAGGACAACGTGGTAGCCCAGTTCACTGTTGACGAGAACGGACAAATGAGTGCCACTGCAAAGGGCAGAGTCAGGCTCTTCAA taaCTGGGACGTCTGCGCTGACATGATCGGGTCCTTCACTGACACGGAGGATCCCGCCAAGTTCAAGATGAAGTACTGGGGTGTTGCCtcttttctgcagaaaggaa ACGATGATCACTGGGTAGTGGACACAGATTACGATACCTATGCTCTTCATTACTCCTGTCGCCAACTAAACGAAGACGGTACTTGTGCCGATAGCTACTCCTTTGTGTTCTCCCGGGACCCCAAGGGATTGCCCCCAGAGGCACAGAAAATTGTCAGACAAAGGCAGATGGACCTCTGCTTGGACAGAAAATACAGAGTTATCGTTCATAATg GTTTGCTGATAACCAGCTGCCTGGAAGCTCTGCTGAGGTGGGAGGTGTTTGGAATAGTGATTAGTGACCTGGAAAAAGTGcctgacaacaacaaaaatgagaaTTTTGTCCTGAATGAGAATTTGGAGACAAAAGACAGTTAA